A single Tenacibaculum sp. 190524A02b DNA region contains:
- the cobT gene encoding nicotinate-nucleotide--dimethylbenzimidazole phosphoribosyltransferase — protein MNTTITPLSKELATTLQQEIDFKTKPIGSLGILETIAKQIGLIQNTLTPTLSKPSIMVFAGDHGIANTGKVSPYPQEVTQQMVLNFLNGGAAINVFCKQNTINLKVIDAGVNADFENHSLLTNAKVAKGTKDYSITKAMSIEQCIEALEKGKKLVRKLYSEGCNCIGFGEMGISNTSSASLLMSYFTNTPIEKCIGRGTGVNDDGLQTKIQTLSNVFSKHINSINNPMDALSTFGGFEIVMLCGAMLEAASLRMTILIDGFIVTSALLAAHAIQPTILEYCIFCHTSGEQGHQKMLDFLQVTPLLNLGLRLGEGTGCALAFPIVQASINFLNQMATFKSANVSEA, from the coding sequence ATGAACACAACAATAACTCCACTATCAAAAGAATTAGCGACAACTTTACAACAAGAAATAGATTTTAAAACTAAACCTATTGGTTCATTAGGAATCTTAGAAACCATAGCTAAACAAATAGGCTTAATTCAAAATACATTAACACCAACACTATCTAAACCTAGTATTATGGTTTTTGCTGGTGACCACGGTATTGCAAATACAGGTAAAGTAAGCCCATATCCACAAGAAGTTACCCAACAAATGGTACTTAACTTTTTAAATGGTGGTGCAGCTATTAATGTTTTTTGCAAACAAAATACTATTAACCTAAAAGTAATTGATGCTGGTGTAAATGCAGATTTTGAAAATCATTCACTTTTAACAAATGCTAAAGTTGCTAAAGGTACCAAAGACTATAGTATTACTAAAGCCATGAGTATAGAGCAATGTATTGAAGCTTTGGAAAAAGGAAAAAAATTGGTTAGAAAATTATACAGTGAAGGTTGTAATTGTATAGGTTTTGGTGAAATGGGAATTAGCAACACCTCATCCGCTTCTTTATTAATGAGTTACTTCACCAACACTCCTATAGAAAAGTGTATTGGACGAGGAACTGGTGTAAACGATGATGGTTTACAAACTAAAATACAAACTCTTTCTAATGTATTTAGCAAGCATATCAATAGTATTAACAACCCTATGGATGCTTTAAGTACTTTTGGTGGGTTTGAAATAGTGATGCTTTGCGGAGCTATGTTGGAAGCCGCTTCACTACGTATGACAATACTAATTGATGGTTTTATCGTTACTTCGGCTTTATTAGCTGCACATGCCATACAACCTACTATTTTGGAGTATTGTATTTTTTGCCATACATCAGGTGAACAAGGACACCAAAAAATGTTAGACTTTTTACAAGTAACCCCGCTTTTAAATTTAGGCCTACGCTTAGGTGAAGGAACTGGATGTGCATTGGCTTTTCCTATAGTACAAGCTAGTATAAACTTTTTAAATCAAATGGCTACCTTTAAAAGTGCCAATGTAAGTGAAGCTTAA
- the cobC gene encoding alpha-ribazole phosphatase family protein: protein MEVILVRHTTPNITKGICYGQADIETADSFEQELLPILSEIPINEPTIAYFSSPLQRCSLLANRLSRNVIFDDRLKELNFGDWELKAWDAINDPLFNLWMNDFVNTPTKKGESYIDLYTRTVAFLNELKQSQHQKAVVVTHAGVIRSLWAHVNNIPLEKSFDLKLSYSAIVKLII from the coding sequence ATGGAAGTTATTTTAGTGCGTCATACAACTCCTAATATTACCAAAGGTATTTGTTATGGGCAAGCAGATATTGAGACTGCTGACTCCTTTGAACAAGAACTTCTCCCCATTCTAAGTGAAATACCAATTAATGAGCCTACTATTGCTTACTTTAGTAGCCCATTACAACGTTGTAGTTTATTAGCAAATAGGTTATCAAGAAACGTCATTTTTGATGATCGCTTAAAAGAACTTAATTTTGGAGATTGGGAGTTGAAAGCTTGGGATGCTATCAATGATCCCTTATTTAACCTTTGGATGAATGATTTTGTTAACACTCCTACCAAAAAGGGAGAATCATATATTGATTTATATACTAGAACGGTAGCTTTTTTAAACGAACTAAAACAGTCTCAACATCAAAAAGCGGTAGTTGTTACACATGCTGGGGTCATAAGGAGTCTTTGGGCACATGTTAATAACATACCTTTAGAAAAGTCTTTCGATTTAAAACTCAGTTACAGTGCTATTGTTAAGTTAATTATATAA
- a CDS encoding adenosylcobinamide-GDP ribazoletransferase: MVKRQIHYFFTAVLFFTRIPCPKWVDHSPEILNKSSRYFSLVGILVGSIAAATYYISSLLLPTEIAILLSMISSVWITGAFHEDGFADVCDGFGGGWTKEKILTIMKDSRLGTFGVSGLIFILALKFLALYYLQNHVINLLLVIVSGHSLSRFTATILLYTHNYVRDIDSSKIKPTTKQMSLKSLVISSIFGVLPLFFFQKPMLFLVLIPVLLTYWYMGYFFKKWIGGQTGDCAGALQQVSEIVFYLSILALWKLF, translated from the coding sequence ATGGTTAAACGACAAATTCATTATTTTTTTACAGCTGTACTATTTTTCACACGTATTCCCTGCCCTAAATGGGTAGATCATTCTCCTGAAATTTTAAATAAAAGTAGCAGATATTTTTCATTAGTAGGTATTTTAGTAGGCTCTATAGCTGCTGCAACATATTACATCTCCTCTTTATTACTTCCTACAGAAATAGCCATATTATTAAGTATGATTAGCTCTGTATGGATAACTGGTGCTTTTCATGAAGATGGCTTTGCTGATGTTTGTGATGGGTTTGGTGGTGGATGGACGAAAGAGAAAATTTTAACTATTATGAAAGACTCCAGACTTGGTACATTTGGTGTTAGCGGATTGATATTTATTTTAGCTCTAAAGTTTTTAGCTTTATACTATCTGCAAAATCATGTAATAAATCTTTTGTTAGTTATTGTATCAGGACATAGTCTTAGTCGTTTTACTGCCACTATTTTATTATACACACACAACTATGTTAGAGACATTGATAGCTCTAAAATAAAACCTACCACAAAACAAATGAGTCTTAAATCGTTAGTTATTTCCTCTATTTTTGGCGTACTACCATTATTCTTTTTTCAAAAACCAATGCTATTTTTAGTATTAATTCCTGTCCTTTTAACTTATTGGTACATGGGGTATTTTTTTAAAAAGTGGATAGGCGGTCAAACTGGAGACTGTGCTGGAGCTTTACAACAAGTATCTGAAATTGTATTTTACCTTAGTATATTAGCATTATGGAAGTTATTTTAG